A genomic region of Nymphaea colorata isolate Beijing-Zhang1983 chromosome 2, ASM883128v2, whole genome shotgun sequence contains the following coding sequences:
- the LOC116247861 gene encoding phosphatidylinositol N-acetylglucosaminyltransferase subunit C-like isoform X7, with amino-acid sequence MVMNANVVKRDLLKVMLDSVSISQYLCVVVLVVCVWTYTLSARIDGRALHLFYAVLLGMGFLVLVLTKTKLSISLLFHYLHNIAYFISGLYVLAPLYCTLTRSISSDSIWALTVFLLVIHLFLHDYSGSTIRPPGALKNPTLTSNISLNASIVASVLIASCLPSRWAKSF; translated from the coding sequence ATGGTTATGAATGCCAATGTTGTAAAGAGAGACTTGCTTAAAGTGATGCTGGACTCAGTTTCCATTTCTCAGTATCTTTGTGTTGTAGTTCTCGTGGTCTGTGTCTGGACATACACATTGTCGGCCAGAATAGATGGAAGGGCACTCCACCTTTTTTATGCTGTTCTCCTTGGGATGGGCTTCCTGGTGCTTGTCTTAACGAAAACGAAACTTTCtatttcccttctttttcattACCTTCATAACATTGCTTACTTCATTAGTGGCTTGTATGTACTAGCCCCACTTTATTGCACCCTCACAAGATCCATCAGTTCAGACTCCATTTGGGCACTAACAGTTTTCCTGCTTGTTATTCATCTCTTTTTGCATGATTATTCTGGCTCAACCATCAGGCCACCTGGAGCCTTGAAGAATCCAACACTAACCAGCAATATCTCCCTGAATGCGTCCATTGTGGCGTCCGTTCTTATTGCTTCCTGCCTTCCTTCAAG
- the LOC116247861 gene encoding uncharacterized protein LOC116247861 isoform X8, protein MVMNANVVKRDLLKVMLDSVSISQYLCVVVLVVCVWTYTLSARIDGRALHLFYAVLLGMGFLATWSLEESNTNQQYLPECVHCGVRSYCFLPSFKVGEKLLGESSLVVWRPKGKQTVSYCLPRDSSTIYQMDGSFHSPEWHAARLASLNTSHTITWEEFKKKQRADVHL, encoded by the exons ATGGTTATGAATGCCAATGTTGTAAAGAGAGACTTGCTTAAAGTGATGCTGGACTCAGTTTCCATTTCTCAGTATCTTTGTGTTGTAGTTCTCGTGGTCTGTGTCTGGACATACACATTGTCGGCCAGAATAGATGGAAGGGCACTCCACCTTTTTTATGCTGTTCTCCTTGGGATGGGCTTCCTG GCCACCTGGAGCCTTGAAGAATCCAACACTAACCAGCAATATCTCCCTGAATGCGTCCATTGTGGCGTCCGTTCTTATTGCTTCCTGCCTTCCTTCAAG GTGGGCGAAAAGCTTTTAGGCGAGAGTTCGCTGGTAGTATGGCGcccaaaaggaaaacaaacagtTTCATACTGTCTGCCCAGGGATTCATCTACCATTTACCAG ATGGATGGTTCATTTCATTCACCAGAGTGGCATGCTGCTCGCCTGGCAAGCCTTAATACTTCTCATACAATAACTTGGGAGgaattcaagaaaaaacaacGG gcTGACGTTCACCTTTGA